A stretch of the Bactrocera neohumeralis isolate Rockhampton unplaced genomic scaffold, APGP_CSIRO_Bneo_wtdbg2-racon-allhic-juicebox.fasta_v2 ctg4076, whole genome shotgun sequence genome encodes the following:
- the LOC126767107 gene encoding LIM domain-binding protein 3-like: MHWKLQLRSRARKLKAHAQAAGGGPPINGMTEFEEQAITTFGAAAVDGLPGVATLGHQVLPLYLNTAQAPASSPTPTVASPPPAPSLTVASSAPAFPVLSLNFSSSPSPPDSLSPPILSSPMPSPFYIPSEKQCYQKWKIEKSERRRPLLYKGKF, encoded by the exons ATGCATTGGAAACTTCAGTTGCGATCGCGAGCGCGCAAACTGAAGGCACATGCGCAAGCGGCTGGTGGAGGCCCTCCGATAAATGGAATGACTGAATTCGAGGAGCAAGCAATTACAACTTTTGGGGCAGCAGCGGTGGATGGATTGCCGGGTGTTGCGACTTTGGGTCACCag GTTTTGCCGTTGTATTTAAATACAGCTCAAGCTCCAGCTTCCTCGCCAACACCTACAGTCGCATCGCCTCCTCCAGCTCCCTCACTAACAGTCGCATCGTCTGCTCCAGCTTTTCCTGTTCTTTCTCTAAATTTTTCTTCCTCACCATCACCTCCAGATTCCTTATCACCTCCCATCTTATCTTCTCCTATGCCATCGCCTTTTTACATCCCTTCTGAAAAGCAGTGCTACCAAAAATGGAAGATCGAGAAAAGCGAGAGGAGAAGGCCATTGCTCTACAAAGGAAAATTTTAG